In a single window of the Terriglobus roseus genome:
- a CDS encoding FadR/GntR family transcriptional regulator, whose amino-acid sequence MPTDSLTTRVIDHVFDHIRLNGLTSGETLPSEMRTSTDLKISRGIVREAFRSLEVAGIIEKGNGRSPKVGELNNSFLTHLMLHALSTSQVSMKQVLEIRTLLEVHAAQMAAKRRTKSDIARLRAAVSGMKKAAGTPDVFVAHDLEFHAVIDGATGNPLVDMMCGAMHECMQQTMRVGIVNRRAKADILKVVETHHQIVDAVEEGNSQRAGVLMRKHFEEAKKSIARSGVE is encoded by the coding sequence ATGCCGACGGATTCGCTGACAACCCGTGTGATCGATCACGTATTCGATCACATACGGCTGAATGGACTTACTTCCGGCGAAACACTGCCTTCCGAGATGCGCACCAGCACTGATCTGAAGATCAGTCGCGGCATCGTGCGTGAGGCCTTCCGTTCGCTGGAAGTGGCAGGCATTATCGAGAAGGGAAATGGTCGCTCGCCTAAAGTCGGTGAACTGAACAATTCCTTCCTGACACACCTGATGCTGCACGCTCTTTCGACCAGCCAGGTATCCATGAAACAGGTACTTGAGATCCGAACACTGCTGGAAGTTCATGCAGCGCAGATGGCTGCGAAGCGCCGCACGAAGTCCGATATTGCACGTCTTCGAGCAGCAGTCAGCGGCATGAAAAAAGCAGCGGGCACGCCCGACGTGTTCGTTGCGCATGACCTCGAATTTCACGCCGTCATCGATGGTGCCACGGGTAATCCGCTCGTCGATATGATGTGTGGCGCAATGCATGAATGCATGCAGCAAACGATGCGTGTGGGCATTGTGAATCGCAGGGCAAAGGCCGACATACTCAAGGTGGTGGAAACTCACCATCAGATTGTCGATGCAGTCGAAGAAGGTAACTCGCAACGTGCCGGTGTCCTGATGCGGAAGCACTTTGAAGAAGCGAAAAAGTCCATCGCGCGTTCCGGCGTGGAGTAA
- a CDS encoding redoxin domain-containing protein, producing the protein MLVAVSVSAGWGQATARPLALGDALPAFSLPGTDGVVHKPADWQQSQVLVVAFLCNHCTESQLYESRLNDMTKRFTGNGVSVVAIQSSNPKAVTEKDLAWSDVGDSLEEMKERATFRNFHFPYLYDGNTGSTAEAFGATVAPSVFIFDKNRKLRYTGSFDSDPANGPATVHSATTAVEELLAEKPVSVASTKAAGCTLHLGPHAEVKATIDNGPISVTLASAQMLSKLRQNPTGKLLLVNFYATWCGPCVTEFPDLMATNRMYRDRAFAFTTVSSNVPAEQPEVLAFLKRMNATTANLLYGSDDTYAMQDAFDPNAGSAVPVTVLLSPRGDVLFHEQGEIDLMQIRRAILANLPDDPEHVGAQAYWAAK; encoded by the coding sequence ATGTTGGTAGCAGTCTCCGTGTCGGCCGGTTGGGGCCAGGCGACGGCGAGGCCGCTCGCGCTCGGGGATGCGTTGCCGGCCTTCAGCCTTCCGGGAACGGACGGTGTCGTTCACAAACCCGCTGACTGGCAGCAGAGCCAGGTGCTGGTCGTCGCCTTTCTATGCAACCACTGCACGGAATCGCAGCTCTACGAGTCCCGCCTGAACGACATGACCAAGAGATTCACCGGCAACGGTGTCTCCGTCGTCGCAATCCAGTCGAGTAATCCAAAGGCTGTTACAGAGAAGGACCTCGCATGGTCCGACGTGGGCGACAGCCTTGAGGAGATGAAGGAGCGGGCCACCTTCCGCAACTTCCACTTCCCTTATCTGTATGACGGCAATACCGGCAGTACCGCTGAGGCCTTCGGCGCAACGGTCGCTCCGTCCGTCTTCATCTTCGACAAGAATCGCAAGCTCCGCTACACCGGCAGCTTCGACAGCGATCCAGCAAATGGCCCGGCCACCGTGCATAGCGCGACAACCGCAGTGGAAGAGCTTCTCGCGGAGAAGCCAGTCTCTGTGGCGTCGACCAAGGCGGCAGGTTGCACGCTTCATCTGGGACCGCATGCAGAGGTCAAAGCCACCATCGACAACGGCCCCATTAGCGTTACACTCGCCAGCGCACAAATGCTTTCGAAGCTTCGGCAAAATCCCACGGGTAAGCTGCTGCTGGTCAACTTCTACGCCACTTGGTGCGGACCTTGTGTCACCGAATTTCCAGATCTTATGGCGACCAATCGCATGTATCGCGATCGCGCGTTCGCCTTCACCACGGTCTCGTCCAACGTGCCGGCAGAGCAGCCCGAGGTGCTCGCCTTTCTCAAGAGGATGAACGCTACCACTGCGAATTTGCTCTATGGCTCCGATGACACGTACGCCATGCAGGACGCCTTTGACCCCAACGCGGGGTCAGCAGTTCCAGTGACGGTACTGCTTTCGCCGCGTGGCGACGTCCTCTTTCACGAACAAGGTGAGATTGACCTCATGCAGATCCGTCGCGCCATTCTGGCCAATCTGCCGGACGATCCCGAACACGTGGGAGCGCAGGCATACTGGGCGGCGAAATGA
- a CDS encoding cupin domain-containing protein — MKLACIALFLGGLGCSYAQTPAATPPASAAPAAAGRAPAVRSNEDEGVSIDRFLRRPEDQPVHLSHGTLLIQQILGPGDPDHPGAYGQVLQYRKNLATAKLLPGAQTPLETYPDSYFFYVKSGEGRLDDGKQMWDLKDGIAIMVPPSVPHRLVNTSDKPLEMIMLQWTAGPDAKKALIVRNSYALPWCEENAHWNNASHCIFGTADGLVQGERIYTVMLPPWSVSQPHSHPQGMEEVWTKLSPGTIPVLIGSELREMQQNSSYLVPPTGKTDHSNLNLSKDKTEWFLYIARSPVNPNAPPRPQGQGGGFAANPNLSRDTTAATIAGRPLR, encoded by the coding sequence ATGAAGCTCGCCTGCATTGCCCTGTTTCTTGGCGGCCTCGGCTGCAGCTACGCGCAGACACCCGCGGCCACACCTCCCGCGTCGGCGGCACCGGCTGCTGCTGGACGGGCACCGGCAGTTCGCAGCAATGAGGATGAGGGCGTCTCCATCGATCGCTTCCTTCGCAGGCCGGAAGATCAGCCGGTCCACCTGTCGCACGGCACGCTGCTTATCCAGCAGATCCTGGGTCCCGGCGACCCGGACCATCCCGGCGCTTACGGCCAGGTGCTGCAGTACCGGAAGAATCTTGCGACTGCCAAGCTGCTGCCGGGCGCGCAGACGCCGCTCGAAACCTACCCGGACAGCTACTTCTTCTATGTGAAGAGCGGCGAAGGTCGACTGGATGATGGCAAGCAGATGTGGGACTTGAAAGATGGTATCGCCATCATGGTGCCTCCATCCGTGCCGCATCGCTTAGTCAACACGTCGGACAAGCCGCTCGAGATGATTATGCTGCAATGGACAGCGGGGCCCGATGCGAAGAAGGCCCTGATCGTCCGCAACAGCTACGCGTTGCCGTGGTGCGAGGAGAACGCGCACTGGAATAATGCCTCCCACTGCATCTTCGGCACAGCCGATGGTCTGGTTCAGGGCGAGCGAATCTACACCGTCATGCTGCCACCGTGGTCTGTATCGCAACCACATAGCCATCCGCAGGGTATGGAAGAGGTCTGGACGAAGCTGTCGCCCGGGACGATCCCCGTACTCATCGGGAGCGAACTGCGAGAGATGCAACAGAACTCGTCCTACCTGGTGCCGCCGACCGGCAAGACCGATCACTCTAATCTGAACCTGAGCAAGGACAAGACGGAGTGGTTTTTATACATCGCGCGCAGCCCGGTGAATCCGAATGCGCCACCGCGTCCGCAGGGACAGGGCGGAGGCTTTGCGGCCAATCCGAACCTGTCACGCGACACGACGGCAGCAACCATCGCCGGTAGACCGCTGCGCTAG
- a CDS encoding TonB-dependent receptor — MSNRNTFLRLVPVVPLAFLACTAAYGQASGSLVGTVTDAGGASVPNANVTYTNVGTNETKTAKTDDSGNYQFLQLLPGNYRITVEGNGFKQFVRTNVEVTLNNATRIDAAMQLGGVTETVEVSTESPLVSTQSSSLNYEVGAKQVDALPLNGRNVLNLTALVPGVVPQGNTSGNASTLNVNGWGNYQIGGGAANQSQTFIDGAPVNISYTNSTSLVPTQDVIQEFQVATNNVSPEFGRFAGGVINMATKAGTNDLHGTAYEYYRNAALNANLYFNKHNPANLIDRPLFTQHQFGAAIGGPVIKNKTFFFLSWEEFSLRQAATTTTTVPSAAFLAGDFSSICTSSFNSAGVCNTASQQIYDPINKDVNGNRLPFANNRIPGTRLNASAIAIAKLIFPAPTNNGLTNNFVVSVPRQTVYNQYSARFDHQLNAKNQLFARFTNWHKNRSGSSALLNQIGNNANFGTIQTVVGDSFTLTPNLVGQARASYLRFRNQSIPFLCCSFNEGSLGGNWGSYQSQIAFAQAPQPNITGFNNFSTGATILDTDNAYVLSGSLNWTRGRHSIQFGGESRRIEWGYVQSNSPGGTFTADNQFTATRTGGTGGYSFASWALGFPSSGSAQEPSQSLGTMYYSGLFVGDSFRLNKRLTINAGLRWEQPGSFHERNGSLTTLDLTRPTNLPAVNGKVPVGGLSLVDTDRQSSRNWQNLHWTLFSPRVGFAFSPNEKSVLRGGFGISYLPNTVAFSLGPYNNPPNSATTTMNVSNNGNVDPNTATTLSNPFPSGILQPPGRNQAALALVGQGIQSPLPSTSYPYAEQWNLGLQHQFGQGLVVDAGYVGSHGVDLPLYSINHNQLPYQYIAQGAAAMATKVANPFFGIAPSTSVLGGQTISQGYLLRPFPQYLYVTEDAPAIAGSSYQALQVRVEERFKSAGVLLVSYTHAHLEGTADTLTGYLEGSRFGVGGASGVQDNNNIAGEYSKSSFDIPDRAVISYTLGLPFGRGKALLSNANGFVDRVVGGWTLNGIFTFQSGLPIAFQYSSPNTLETLYAAGNAGPGLPAGVSRPDYVAGCKKTIDGAPKDKLTKYFNTACFVKSNDFAFGNEPRVDDTLRAQGQNNFDLSLAKKIPVTDRFNFDLRAESFNLFNRTQFAPPNAQVDVSTYGTVTTQVNQPRLIQLSARVSF; from the coding sequence ATGAGCAACCGCAATACTTTTCTGAGGCTGGTTCCAGTGGTCCCTCTCGCGTTCCTCGCCTGCACTGCAGCGTATGGACAGGCGAGTGGGTCGCTGGTGGGTACGGTGACCGATGCTGGTGGCGCCTCCGTCCCGAACGCGAACGTAACCTACACCAACGTGGGCACCAATGAGACGAAGACGGCCAAGACGGATGACAGCGGCAACTACCAGTTCCTGCAACTGCTGCCCGGCAACTACCGTATTACGGTCGAGGGCAATGGCTTCAAGCAGTTCGTCCGCACAAACGTTGAGGTGACGCTGAACAACGCGACACGCATCGACGCCGCAATGCAGTTGGGTGGCGTCACGGAGACCGTCGAGGTCTCTACGGAAAGCCCGCTTGTCAGCACGCAGTCGTCTTCGTTGAACTACGAAGTGGGCGCCAAGCAGGTGGATGCACTGCCGCTGAACGGACGCAACGTGCTGAACCTGACAGCGCTGGTTCCCGGCGTTGTACCGCAAGGAAATACGTCGGGTAACGCATCCACGCTGAATGTCAATGGCTGGGGAAATTATCAGATTGGCGGAGGCGCAGCGAACCAGAGCCAGACATTCATCGATGGCGCGCCCGTCAACATCAGCTATACCAACAGCACCTCGCTGGTGCCAACGCAGGATGTCATCCAGGAGTTCCAGGTTGCGACCAATAACGTGTCGCCGGAGTTTGGACGGTTCGCCGGCGGCGTGATCAACATGGCGACCAAGGCCGGCACCAATGACCTGCATGGCACCGCTTATGAGTACTACCGCAACGCAGCGTTGAACGCGAACCTGTACTTCAACAAGCACAATCCGGCGAACCTGATCGATAGACCTCTGTTCACGCAGCACCAGTTCGGTGCGGCCATTGGTGGACCCGTCATCAAGAACAAGACGTTCTTCTTCTTGAGCTGGGAGGAGTTCAGCCTGAGGCAGGCAGCTACCACGACGACAACGGTACCGAGCGCGGCCTTTCTTGCAGGAGACTTCAGTTCCATCTGCACGAGCAGCTTTAATTCGGCAGGCGTCTGCAACACGGCGAGCCAGCAGATCTATGACCCGATTAACAAGGACGTGAACGGCAATCGTTTGCCTTTTGCAAACAACAGAATTCCAGGCACGCGGCTGAACGCTTCCGCGATCGCAATTGCAAAACTGATTTTTCCTGCACCGACCAATAACGGCCTGACGAATAACTTCGTCGTCAGCGTGCCGCGTCAGACGGTCTACAACCAGTACAGCGCGCGCTTCGATCACCAGTTGAATGCCAAGAACCAATTGTTCGCGCGCTTTACGAACTGGCACAAGAATCGTTCGGGTTCGTCCGCACTTCTGAACCAGATCGGCAACAACGCAAACTTCGGCACCATCCAGACCGTTGTTGGTGATTCCTTCACGTTGACACCGAACCTTGTAGGACAGGCGCGGGCATCCTATCTGCGGTTCCGGAACCAGTCGATCCCGTTCCTCTGCTGCAGCTTCAACGAAGGCTCGCTGGGCGGTAACTGGGGAAGCTATCAGAGCCAAATTGCCTTTGCGCAGGCACCGCAGCCAAATATTACGGGCTTCAATAACTTCAGCACCGGTGCCACCATTCTCGATACAGACAATGCGTATGTGTTGTCGGGAAGCCTGAATTGGACGCGCGGACGTCACTCGATCCAGTTCGGTGGTGAGTCTCGCCGCATTGAATGGGGTTATGTGCAGTCCAACAGCCCAGGCGGCACCTTCACGGCGGATAACCAGTTCACCGCAACCAGGACTGGCGGCACGGGTGGTTACAGCTTCGCAAGCTGGGCCCTAGGGTTTCCATCATCCGGAAGCGCGCAGGAGCCGTCGCAGTCTCTTGGCACCATGTACTACTCGGGTCTGTTTGTCGGTGACTCGTTTCGCTTGAACAAGCGACTTACAATCAACGCCGGCTTGCGTTGGGAGCAGCCTGGTTCCTTCCATGAGCGCAACGGCAGCCTGACGACGCTGGACCTGACGCGCCCGACGAATTTGCCCGCGGTGAATGGCAAGGTACCTGTTGGCGGCCTGTCGCTGGTCGACACGGACCGTCAGTCGAGCCGCAACTGGCAGAACCTGCATTGGACACTCTTCTCGCCACGCGTTGGATTTGCCTTCAGCCCGAATGAGAAGTCGGTACTGCGCGGAGGCTTCGGTATCTCGTACCTGCCGAACACGGTTGCGTTCAGCCTTGGACCGTACAACAACCCACCGAACAGTGCGACGACGACGATGAATGTGTCGAACAACGGCAACGTGGATCCGAACACAGCCACGACGCTCAGCAACCCATTTCCGAGCGGCATTCTGCAGCCGCCGGGTCGTAACCAGGCTGCGCTGGCCCTCGTCGGTCAGGGCATCCAATCGCCACTGCCAAGCACGAGCTATCCCTATGCCGAACAGTGGAACCTCGGACTGCAGCACCAGTTTGGTCAGGGTCTTGTGGTGGATGCCGGCTATGTCGGATCGCACGGTGTCGACCTGCCGCTGTACTCCATCAACCATAATCAGTTGCCCTACCAGTACATCGCGCAGGGCGCCGCAGCAATGGCGACGAAGGTTGCGAATCCGTTCTTCGGCATCGCTCCTTCCACGTCGGTGCTGGGTGGCCAGACCATCAGCCAGGGCTACCTGTTGAGACCGTTCCCGCAGTACCTCTATGTCACGGAAGACGCGCCGGCTATCGCAGGCTCTTCTTACCAGGCGTTGCAGGTGCGAGTGGAAGAGCGATTCAAGTCAGCCGGCGTACTGCTCGTCTCGTACACGCATGCGCATCTCGAAGGCACGGCCGATACGCTGACCGGGTACCTGGAAGGCAGCCGCTTTGGCGTCGGCGGTGCCTCCGGCGTGCAGGACAACAACAACATCGCGGGCGAGTACTCGAAGTCAAGCTTCGACATCCCGGATCGCGCGGTCATCAGCTATACCCTCGGTCTGCCCTTTGGTCGCGGAAAGGCACTGCTCAGCAACGCGAATGGCTTCGTGGATCGTGTCGTGGGTGGATGGACGTTGAACGGCATCTTCACCTTCCAGTCGGGTCTGCCGATTGCGTTCCAGTACTCAAGCCCCAACACGCTTGAGACGCTCTACGCCGCAGGCAATGCGGGCCCCGGTCTTCCAGCCGGTGTCTCGCGTCCCGACTATGTCGCGGGCTGCAAGAAGACCATTGATGGAGCACCGAAGGACAAGTTGACCAAGTACTTCAACACGGCCTGCTTTGTGAAATCAAACGATTTCGCTTTTGGAAACGAACCACGTGTCGATGACACACTTCGCGCGCAGGGGCAGAACAACTTCGATCTCTCCCTCGCAAAGAAGATCCCGGTAACAGATCGGTTCAACTTCGATCTTCGCGCGGAGTCGTTCAACCTGTTTAACCGGACGCAGTTTGCACCGCCGAACGCACAGGTGGATGTGTCCACGTACGGCACGGTCACGACGCAGGTTAACCAGCCACGTTTAATCCAGCTTTCGGCGCGCGTCAGCTTTTAA
- a CDS encoding redoxin domain-containing protein, with protein MRRLSFLLLAAVVGTFQAHSQTPPPPAGTIPMTANLEHPLMPIGTAAPDFALKGTDDKTHTLSEFSKGKVLVVMFESVHCPVSENYEGRMRALYDTYHGKGVEFVAINPNNPKAVRLDELGYTDLTDSPEDMKIRVRDRQIPWPYVSDGETQSTAQKFGAVATPHIFIFDSDRKLRYEGRIDDNQNEALVKVHDAHDAIEALLSGGAVAVPHRPAFGCSTKWLSKSGDVEREMTRIHAEPVELTPASTADLTALRANSGDKVTVVHFWSTAGQNADKDFADLQTTWRMYRGRSYNFVTVDTDAPANTAKATDFLHAQYASSKNLQLAPADLKAVQSAFGSTWQPNEEFTAVIAPGGKLVYAHKGPVDILEVRHAILGSFTDNPHYPGQAEYWASRTK; from the coding sequence ATGCGCCGCCTTTCCTTCCTTCTACTCGCAGCAGTCGTCGGCACCTTCCAGGCACACTCGCAGACACCGCCGCCGCCCGCCGGCACGATCCCTATGACAGCGAATCTCGAACATCCGCTCATGCCCATCGGCACGGCCGCACCCGACTTCGCGCTGAAAGGGACAGATGACAAAACGCACACGCTGTCGGAGTTCAGCAAAGGGAAGGTGCTTGTTGTGATGTTCGAGTCGGTCCATTGCCCGGTCTCGGAAAACTACGAGGGTCGCATGCGCGCCCTGTACGACACCTACCACGGCAAGGGAGTGGAGTTCGTCGCCATCAATCCAAACAACCCGAAGGCTGTTCGCCTGGACGAACTCGGCTACACGGACTTGACCGACTCACCCGAGGACATGAAGATCCGTGTGCGCGATCGGCAGATCCCGTGGCCCTATGTCTCCGACGGCGAGACGCAGAGCACTGCGCAAAAGTTCGGAGCAGTCGCCACGCCTCACATCTTCATCTTTGATTCTGATCGCAAGCTGCGCTACGAGGGACGCATCGATGACAACCAGAACGAGGCGCTGGTGAAGGTGCACGATGCGCATGATGCAATCGAGGCGCTGCTGTCAGGTGGTGCCGTTGCGGTGCCACATCGGCCTGCGTTTGGATGCTCGACGAAGTGGCTTTCGAAATCCGGCGACGTTGAGCGCGAGATGACAAGGATTCACGCGGAGCCGGTGGAACTCACGCCTGCATCGACGGCCGACCTTACAGCCCTCCGTGCGAACAGTGGTGACAAGGTCACGGTGGTCCATTTCTGGAGCACAGCAGGTCAGAATGCTGACAAAGATTTCGCCGACCTGCAGACCACCTGGCGCATGTATCGCGGACGCTCTTACAACTTTGTGACGGTGGATACTGATGCCCCGGCGAACACGGCCAAAGCAACGGACTTCCTGCATGCCCAATACGCTTCCAGCAAGAATCTGCAGCTTGCCCCGGCAGATCTGAAGGCTGTGCAGAGCGCCTTTGGCAGCACATGGCAACCGAATGAAGAGTTCACCGCAGTGATTGCGCCGGGTGGCAAACTCGTCTACGCGCATAAGGGTCCGGTGGATATTCTTGAGGTGCGGCACGCAATTCTAGGAAGCTTCACAGATAACCCTCACTATCCCGGTCAAGCGGAGTACTGGGCTTCGCGGACAAAGTGA
- a CDS encoding pyrroloquinoline quinone-dependent dehydrogenase: MKLRLRRFAICLPLSIALSCAAQSVGDWPMYGHDDGSSRYSPLTDLNLKNVAGLKRAWTYHMAPATTVAAPAPPAGSLAARLRQRRTETTPLMVNGMLFLPTPYNSVLALDPVTGKQIWEHKLAAGANASTRGVAYWGGSGTTPARIVFGTSDGLLIALDAKTGEPAAGFGTDGIVDMKPGVQNGIANARVSMTSPPSIYKNVIITGSVVQESPSIGASGDARGWDAVTGKLLWQFHSVPRPGEPGNETWETPDSWKDRSGTNAWGFLSVDAQTGQVFLPFGSPTTDAYGGDRKGNNLYGDSLVALDASTGKLKWFYQLIHHDTWDYDPESAPILVTVHRGSKKIPAVVVTSKTGLIFVLDRNTGKPVYDVKETAVPASDVPGEFSVNTQPVPAKPAPLARMSFDPKDIATVTPEHQKFCENLLKSDGGLHNDGPFTRYGLKGSIVFPGTLGATNWHGGSYDPKLNYVFFNTIELADVGKDTPAPAGSPWPYQRAGYGRFWDGDKYWPCQQPPWGQMVALNLDTGEYAWRVPLGIIPELDAKGVHNTGAMNMGGSIATAGGLVFISATNDHHFRAFDAKTGKIAWDTEMEAGAYATPITYKAKDGKQYVVIVATGGGYYDKTGGDSVAAYALP, from the coding sequence ATGAAACTTCGTCTCCGGCGGTTTGCCATTTGCCTGCCACTTTCCATCGCCCTTAGCTGCGCAGCACAGTCGGTTGGCGATTGGCCCATGTATGGGCATGACGACGGCAGCAGCCGCTACTCCCCTCTGACAGATCTCAACCTGAAGAACGTTGCAGGGTTGAAGCGTGCGTGGACGTACCACATGGCGCCCGCCACAACCGTAGCGGCGCCGGCTCCACCGGCGGGCTCGCTGGCCGCCCGTCTGCGCCAACGCCGGACGGAAACCACGCCGCTGATGGTGAATGGCATGCTCTTCCTTCCTACGCCCTACAACTCTGTCCTCGCGCTGGATCCGGTCACGGGCAAGCAGATCTGGGAGCATAAGCTGGCCGCGGGTGCGAACGCGTCGACCCGTGGCGTTGCCTACTGGGGCGGTAGCGGCACGACGCCCGCACGGATCGTCTTTGGCACGAGCGACGGCCTGCTGATCGCGCTCGACGCGAAGACAGGCGAGCCCGCTGCAGGTTTTGGTACTGACGGCATCGTGGACATGAAGCCGGGCGTGCAGAACGGCATTGCAAACGCGCGTGTCAGCATGACGTCTCCTCCCAGCATCTATAAGAACGTCATCATCACCGGCTCTGTCGTGCAGGAGTCGCCAAGCATCGGCGCCTCGGGTGATGCACGCGGATGGGATGCCGTGACCGGCAAACTGTTATGGCAGTTCCACTCCGTGCCACGGCCCGGCGAGCCTGGTAATGAAACGTGGGAGACACCGGATTCGTGGAAGGATCGCTCCGGCACCAACGCGTGGGGCTTCCTCAGCGTCGATGCGCAGACTGGCCAGGTGTTTCTGCCGTTTGGCTCACCGACGACCGATGCCTACGGCGGGGACCGCAAGGGCAATAACCTGTACGGTGATTCGCTGGTGGCACTGGACGCGAGCACCGGCAAGCTGAAGTGGTTCTACCAACTGATTCACCACGACACGTGGGATTACGATCCCGAATCTGCGCCGATTCTCGTCACGGTGCACCGCGGCTCGAAGAAGATTCCTGCGGTGGTGGTGACCTCGAAGACGGGACTGATCTTCGTTCTGGATCGCAACACCGGCAAGCCTGTCTACGACGTGAAGGAGACAGCCGTACCAGCGAGCGATGTTCCGGGTGAGTTCTCCGTCAACACCCAGCCGGTGCCGGCGAAGCCTGCTCCGCTGGCAAGGATGAGCTTCGATCCGAAGGACATTGCAACGGTCACGCCAGAGCACCAGAAGTTCTGCGAGAACCTGCTGAAGTCCGACGGTGGTCTGCACAACGATGGTCCGTTCACACGTTACGGGTTGAAAGGTTCCATCGTCTTTCCGGGCACGCTCGGTGCGACGAACTGGCATGGTGGCTCCTACGATCCGAAGTTAAATTACGTCTTCTTCAACACCATTGAGTTGGCAGATGTAGGCAAGGACACTCCGGCTCCTGCGGGATCGCCCTGGCCCTATCAGCGCGCAGGCTATGGACGCTTCTGGGACGGTGACAAGTATTGGCCGTGCCAGCAGCCGCCATGGGGCCAGATGGTTGCATTGAACCTCGACACGGGTGAGTATGCGTGGCGTGTGCCGCTCGGCATCATCCCGGAGCTCGATGCGAAGGGTGTTCATAACACCGGCGCGATGAACATGGGCGGCAGCATTGCAACAGCGGGCGGGCTCGTATTCATCTCTGCCACGAACGATCATCACTTCCGCGCCTTCGACGCGAAGACCGGCAAGATCGCCTGGGATACCGAGATGGAAGCGGGCGCCTACGCCACGCCAATCACCTACAAGGCCAAGGATGGCAAGCAGTACGTTGTCATCGTGGCGACTGGCGGCGGATATTACGACAAGACGGGTGGTGACAGCGTTGCCGCTTACGCTCTACCCTAG
- a CDS encoding protein-disulfide reductase DsbD N-terminal domain-containing protein, translating into MTTNQCILIASLGLLSSTAVSAGQRPYEVVKWSAKVTKSTAASASVGLAATIQDGWHVYALSQPSGGPTPLRITIPTGAPFVLQAPVAETKVTRHDDPTFKMEAVYYLNEVNLVVDVKKQGSAAVDVIPVDVRFQACNDRLCLPPYTAHLTADWKKN; encoded by the coding sequence ATGACCACCAATCAATGCATCCTGATCGCGTCACTCGGTCTGCTTTCGTCGACAGCTGTGAGCGCCGGTCAGCGGCCTTACGAAGTCGTGAAGTGGAGCGCGAAGGTGACGAAGTCCACCGCGGCTTCAGCGTCGGTCGGACTGGCTGCAACGATCCAGGATGGGTGGCATGTCTACGCACTCTCGCAGCCTTCCGGAGGGCCGACACCGCTCAGGATCACCATTCCAACAGGCGCTCCGTTTGTCCTGCAGGCACCGGTAGCGGAGACGAAGGTGACGCGTCATGACGACCCCACCTTCAAGATGGAGGCCGTCTACTACCTGAACGAGGTGAACCTGGTCGTCGATGTCAAGAAGCAGGGCTCAGCGGCAGTCGATGTTATCCCGGTGGACGTACGTTTCCAGGCCTGCAACGACCGCCTCTGCCTGCCGCCGTACACGGCACACCTGACCGCTGACTGGAAGAAGAACTAA